In Ancylothrix sp. D3o, the following are encoded in one genomic region:
- the nrdR gene encoding transcriptional regulator NrdR, with protein MRCPFCHYTDSRVLESRSSEAGASIRRRRECLNCKRRFTTYERIEYVPITVIKRDGRRESFDRFKLLRGIVRSCEKTGIPSVRLEAFVDEIESEVQQQTTREVTSSEIGELVLSRIHNLSEVAYIRFASVYRQFQGIRDFVETLDHLQNRQISSTSAEKLLDESPEQEDNEPVIPKPAPLSL; from the coding sequence ATGCGATGTCCTTTTTGTCATTACACCGATAGTCGCGTTTTAGAGTCGAGGTCTTCAGAGGCCGGTGCCTCTATCCGACGCCGGCGCGAATGCCTTAACTGTAAGCGGCGTTTCACAACCTACGAACGTATAGAATATGTGCCCATAACAGTCATTAAACGTGATGGCCGGCGCGAGTCCTTTGACCGATTTAAACTATTACGCGGCATAGTCCGATCCTGTGAAAAAACCGGCATTCCCTCAGTTCGCTTAGAAGCATTTGTCGATGAAATAGAATCAGAAGTTCAGCAACAAACCACACGAGAAGTCACCAGTAGTGAAATTGGAGAACTCGTACTCAGCCGCATTCACAACCTCAGCGAAGTAGCCTATATCCGATTTGCCTCCGTCTACCGGCAGTTTCAAGGCATCCGCGATTTTGTCGAAACCTTAGACCACCTGCAAAACCGCCAAATTTCCTCCACCTCAGCCGAAAAGTTGCTTGACGAATCGCCAGAGCAGGAAGATAACGAGCCCGTCATCCCCAAACCCGCACCGCTTTCTCTTTAA
- a CDS encoding 30S ribosomal protein S1: MVNQKTITKEVGFTHEDFAALLDKYDYHFSPGDVVAGTVFSIEPRGALIDIGAKTAAYIPVQEMSINRVDSPEEVLQSNETREFFILTDENEDGQLTLSIRRIEYMRAWERVRQLQAEDATVRSLVFATNRGGALVRIEGLRGFIPGSHISTRKPKEDLVGEELPLKFLEVDEDRNRLVLSHRRALVERKMNRLEVGEVVIGNVRGIKPYGAFIDIGGVSGLLHISEISHDHIDTPHSVFNVNDEVKVMIIDLDAERGRISLSTKQLEPEAGDMVKNPQLVYEKAEEMAAKYREQQRAKQQAQAAGAVAGATDEATDELEEVPPAAELEEVPPAAELEEVPPAAELEEAPAAAELEEAPSAVEVSPEEELVSAEE, from the coding sequence ATGGTCAATCAGAAAACAATCACTAAAGAAGTTGGCTTTACTCACGAAGACTTCGCCGCCCTACTTGACAAATACGATTATCACTTTAGCCCTGGTGATGTAGTAGCAGGTACAGTATTCAGTATAGAACCTAGGGGCGCTCTGATTGACATCGGTGCTAAAACAGCGGCCTACATACCCGTTCAGGAGATGTCAATCAATCGCGTAGACTCTCCCGAAGAAGTTTTACAATCCAACGAAACCCGTGAATTCTTCATCCTCACCGATGAAAATGAGGATGGGCAGTTAACCCTATCAATCCGGCGTATCGAATATATGCGGGCTTGGGAGAGGGTACGCCAATTGCAAGCTGAAGATGCCACCGTGCGCTCACTCGTGTTTGCTACAAACCGAGGTGGAGCGCTTGTTCGCATTGAAGGGTTGCGTGGTTTTATCCCCGGATCTCATATCAGCACCCGCAAACCAAAAGAAGATTTGGTGGGAGAAGAATTACCTTTAAAATTCTTGGAAGTAGACGAAGATCGTAACCGTCTGGTTTTAAGTCACCGCCGCGCCTTAGTGGAGCGCAAGATGAACCGTCTCGAAGTTGGCGAGGTCGTTATCGGCAACGTTCGCGGCATCAAGCCTTATGGTGCGTTTATCGATATCGGTGGAGTCAGCGGCTTACTGCACATTTCCGAAATTTCTCACGATCATATTGATACTCCCCACAGTGTCTTTAATGTCAATGATGAAGTCAAAGTGATGATCATTGATTTGGATGCAGAACGGGGTCGGATTTCTCTGTCTACCAAGCAACTCGAACCAGAAGCGGGTGATATGGTGAAAAATCCGCAGTTGGTTTATGAAAAAGCAGAAGAAATGGCTGCCAAGTACCGCGAACAACAGCGGGCTAAACAGCAAGCTCAAGCTGCCGGTGCTGTGGCCGGTGCTACCGATGAAGCTACCGATGAACTAGAAGAAGTGCCCCCAGCAGCCGAACTAGAAGAAGTGCCCCCAGCAGCCGAACTAGAAGAAGTGCCCCCAGCAGCCGAACTAGAAGAAGCGCCCGCAGCAGCCGAACTAGAAGAAGCGCCGTCGGCGGTTGAAGTTTCCCCCGAAGAGGAATTAGTCAGCGCTGAAGAATAA
- a CDS encoding HAD family hydrolase — translation MATIECRGVSFQNIEAVIFDKDGTLEDTADFLRNLGQKRARMIDAQIPGVGEPLLMAYGIEGDELDPAGLMAVGSRRENEIASAAYVAETGRGWLESLEIVSRAFEEANRPLKNNAPCPLFTGTTELLKILSDGGLKLGILSADTTENVLKFVSYYQLESYIQLQMGVDGGVSKPDPSLFLAACRTLAVSPQSALMVGDSPVDIQMARNAQAAGCIAICRKKSAHSHLKDADVIISQLNEISIVS, via the coding sequence TTGGCAACAATTGAATGTCGGGGTGTGAGCTTCCAAAACATTGAAGCGGTCATTTTTGATAAAGATGGCACCTTGGAAGATACGGCAGATTTTTTACGCAACCTCGGACAAAAACGCGCCCGGATGATTGATGCTCAAATTCCGGGCGTCGGGGAACCGCTGTTAATGGCTTATGGTATTGAGGGTGATGAACTTGATCCTGCCGGTTTGATGGCTGTGGGAAGCCGGCGCGAAAATGAAATTGCTTCGGCTGCTTATGTGGCTGAAACCGGCAGGGGTTGGCTAGAATCTCTGGAAATTGTCAGCCGTGCTTTTGAAGAGGCAAACCGGCCCTTAAAAAATAATGCCCCTTGTCCGCTTTTCACCGGCACCACAGAATTGCTGAAAATTTTGTCAGATGGCGGTTTAAAACTGGGTATTCTTTCAGCAGATACAACCGAAAACGTGCTGAAATTTGTTTCATACTATCAACTTGAGTCTTACATTCAACTGCAAATGGGAGTCGATGGCGGCGTCAGTAAACCTGATCCGTCGCTGTTTTTAGCGGCTTGCCGAACTTTGGCAGTTTCTCCGCAGTCTGCTTTGATGGTGGGAGACTCGCCGGTGGATATTCAAATGGCACGAAATGCTCAGGCTGCCGGTTGTATCGCTATTTGCCGCAAAAAGTCGGCGCATTCACATCTCAAAGATGCAGATGTGATTATCTCCCAACTTAACGAAATTTCCATCGTCTCCTGA
- the metK gene encoding methionine adenosyltransferase, translating into MTKRYLFTSESVTEGHPDKICDQISDTILDALLSEDPKSRVAAEVVVNTGLVLITGEITTKANVNFVNLARKKIAEIGYTDADNGFSANSCTVLVALDEQSPDIAQGVNTAQETRQQSDDELDKVGAGDQGIMFGFACNETPELMPLPISLAHRIARRLAAVRKTGQLPYLRPDGKTQVTVAYEDGRPVGIDTILVSTQHDATIGELRTDAEVQAKIKEDLWTAVVQPVFADIEVQPDSQTRFLVNPTGKFVIGGPQGDSGLTGRKIIVDTYGGYSRHGGGAFSGKDPTKVDRSAAYAARYVAKNIVAAGLAAKCEVQLSYAIGVARPVSMMIETFGTSTVDEQRLLEAVQQLFELRPAGIIQAFNLQKLPAERGGRFYQDVAAYGHLGRTDLDLPWEQTDKALLLKEMLSEAVSVR; encoded by the coding sequence TTGACGAAACGTTATCTGTTTACTTCTGAATCTGTGACCGAAGGACATCCTGACAAAATCTGCGATCAAATTTCCGATACGATTTTGGATGCCCTGCTTTCAGAAGACCCGAAAAGCCGTGTTGCTGCTGAAGTTGTGGTGAACACCGGCCTGGTTTTGATTACCGGCGAAATTACCACCAAAGCCAATGTTAATTTCGTGAACTTGGCGCGGAAAAAAATTGCTGAAATTGGCTATACCGATGCTGATAATGGCTTTTCTGCCAATAGTTGCACGGTTTTGGTGGCTTTGGATGAGCAGTCTCCTGATATTGCTCAAGGTGTGAATACGGCTCAAGAAACTCGCCAGCAAAGCGATGATGAGTTAGATAAGGTGGGTGCCGGTGATCAGGGGATTATGTTTGGTTTTGCTTGCAACGAAACCCCGGAATTAATGCCCTTACCGATCAGTTTGGCACACCGGATTGCGCGCCGGCTGGCGGCTGTGCGGAAAACCGGCCAGTTGCCTTATTTGCGTCCCGATGGCAAAACTCAGGTCACGGTGGCTTATGAAGATGGCCGGCCTGTTGGCATTGATACCATTTTGGTTTCTACTCAGCATGATGCAACCATTGGTGAGTTGAGAACCGATGCCGAAGTGCAAGCCAAAATCAAGGAAGACCTCTGGACGGCAGTGGTGCAGCCAGTGTTTGCGGACATTGAGGTTCAGCCTGATTCACAAACTCGGTTTCTTGTCAACCCCACCGGCAAATTTGTTATCGGTGGCCCGCAGGGGGATTCGGGGTTGACGGGTCGGAAGATTATTGTTGATACCTATGGCGGTTATTCTCGTCATGGCGGCGGTGCGTTCTCTGGCAAAGATCCGACAAAGGTTGACCGCTCTGCTGCTTATGCTGCTCGCTATGTGGCAAAGAATATTGTCGCCGCTGGGTTGGCTGCTAAGTGTGAGGTGCAACTCAGTTATGCAATTGGGGTGGCACGTCCGGTGAGTATGATGATTGAAACGTTTGGTACTTCTACGGTGGATGAGCAACGTTTACTCGAAGCTGTGCAGCAGCTTTTTGAGTTGCGTCCAGCGGGGATTATTCAGGCGTTTAATTTGCAAAAGTTGCCGGCTGAACGAGGCGGTCGTTTCTATCAAGATGTGGCTGCCTATGGTCATTTGGGGCGGACTGATTTGGATCTGCCTTGGGAGCAAACTGATAAGGCGCTTTTGTTGAAAGAAATGCTTTCTGAGGCTGTTTCTGTTCGTTAA
- a CDS encoding DUF4278 domain-containing protein — translation MDFSFLWPLLFAGIVFFILKHSADEIAYMSVAVFIVCLLVSLVVAPWQVQFLLLVLVLLGTQRLSQPGDVGVDVGGEQGGFFAGLKNSAKVVDGGRQDAVVSGDEGLHEHLSYRGVDYEVDLPVVEETKQEITGRYRGQVWSSHEVKPSDLPPPVEIKYRGATIKKIEPVEGDEGKV, via the coding sequence ATGGATTTTTCCTTTTTGTGGCCGCTTTTGTTCGCTGGTATTGTTTTTTTTATTTTGAAGCATTCGGCTGATGAAATTGCTTATATGTCGGTGGCAGTTTTTATTGTTTGTTTGCTTGTGAGTTTGGTGGTTGCTCCTTGGCAGGTTCAGTTTTTGCTTTTGGTTTTGGTGTTGTTGGGTACGCAACGTTTGTCTCAACCGGGTGATGTGGGTGTTGATGTTGGCGGAGAACAGGGGGGTTTTTTTGCTGGTTTGAAGAATTCGGCTAAGGTTGTGGATGGGGGAAGGCAAGATGCTGTGGTGTCTGGGGATGAGGGTTTACATGAGCATTTGAGTTACCGGGGGGTTGATTATGAGGTTGATCTGCCGGTTGTTGAGGAAACTAAGCAGGAAATTACGGGGAGATACCGGGGTCAGGTTTGGAGTTCTCACGAGGTTAAGCCTTCTGATTTGCCGCCGCCGGTTGAGATTAAGTATAGGGGTGCAACAATTAAAAAAATTGAGCCGGTTGAGGGCGATGAGGGTAAGGTTTAG
- a CDS encoding HAMP domain-containing sensor histidine kinase gives MESHEHSTSDKNSEKNIVAGQFSEQSNNLQFGAPWKSSVRPWRIHQKIGYGYFLALAIGFFGSMTGMIIADYFQGEGVEQLADAHVQAQLLGNYKDAVMEAQLHGSQMGSVVDDAQLLSLEKMRFFASVARSKKLRQEVERFINTDPAWLAAKPPIIYKLIGNCQGRLELYAEQISLILQGVEPTKAGGEEIEELRNKLLAAAKSEGARSLEELTFELGKLLETAQEQERQGEVLMEDAQGIEKLIIVLSMLVSLAIASFLALRTSRAIARPVVTVTRVAERVARESNFDLRAPVAAEDEIGSLAVSLNHLIERVSQRTKELEQAYEAAEAANKAKSQFLANMSHELRTPLNAIIGYSELLQEDAIDLELENTDFVSDLRSINSAGKHLLNLISDILDFSKIEAGKMELFTERFEVKNLIESVVGMVRPVMDKNNNFFELACADNLGQMYTDQTKLRQVLFNLLSNAAKFTANGKVTLTIFKEDDINPGSFLVFKVTDTGIGMSQEQLERLFEAFSQGDASTTKKYGGTGLGLAISRFFCQMMGGEIFVESKLGEGSVFTVRLPVCVKE, from the coding sequence ATGGAGTCTCACGAGCATTCTACATCTGATAAAAACAGCGAAAAGAATATTGTTGCTGGTCAATTTTCTGAGCAAAGCAATAATCTGCAATTTGGCGCTCCTTGGAAATCTTCTGTGCGCCCTTGGCGAATTCATCAAAAAATTGGCTATGGGTATTTTTTGGCGCTTGCTATTGGTTTTTTTGGCTCCATGACTGGGATGATTATTGCTGATTATTTTCAGGGGGAGGGGGTTGAGCAGTTGGCTGATGCTCATGTGCAAGCGCAACTTTTGGGAAATTATAAGGATGCGGTGATGGAGGCTCAATTGCATGGGTCTCAGATGGGGTCGGTGGTGGATGATGCCCAGTTGCTTTCGCTTGAAAAAATGCGTTTTTTTGCTAGTGTTGCTCGTAGTAAAAAGTTGCGCCAGGAAGTTGAGCGGTTTATTAATACTGATCCGGCTTGGTTGGCTGCGAAGCCGCCAATTATTTATAAGTTAATCGGAAATTGTCAGGGTCGTTTGGAGTTGTATGCGGAGCAAATAAGTTTGATTTTGCAAGGTGTGGAGCCGACGAAAGCAGGGGGTGAGGAGATTGAGGAGCTAAGAAATAAGTTGCTTGCTGCGGCAAAAAGTGAGGGGGCGAGGAGTTTGGAAGAGTTGACTTTTGAGTTGGGGAAGCTGTTGGAAACGGCGCAAGAGCAAGAGCGGCAAGGGGAAGTTTTGATGGAGGATGCTCAGGGAATTGAAAAGTTGATTATTGTGCTTAGTATGTTGGTTTCGTTGGCTATTGCTTCGTTTTTGGCTTTGCGAACGAGTCGGGCTATTGCTAGGCCGGTGGTGACGGTGACGAGGGTGGCGGAACGGGTGGCGCGGGAGTCGAATTTTGATTTACGGGCGCCGGTGGCGGCGGAGGATGAAATTGGGTCTTTGGCGGTTTCTTTGAATCATTTAATTGAGCGGGTTTCTCAACGCACAAAGGAGTTGGAGCAGGCGTATGAGGCGGCGGAGGCGGCGAATAAGGCGAAAAGTCAGTTTTTGGCGAATATGAGCCATGAGCTTCGGACTCCTTTAAATGCGATTATTGGTTATAGTGAGTTGTTGCAGGAGGATGCTATTGATTTGGAGTTGGAAAATACGGATTTTGTAAGTGATTTGCGTTCGATTAATTCGGCTGGTAAGCATTTGTTGAATTTGATTAGTGATATTTTGGATTTCTCGAAGATTGAAGCGGGAAAGATGGAGCTTTTTACGGAGAGGTTTGAGGTTAAGAATTTAATTGAGTCGGTGGTGGGAATGGTAAGGCCGGTGATGGATAAAAATAATAATTTTTTTGAGTTGGCTTGTGCTGATAATCTTGGCCAAATGTACACGGATCAAACAAAGTTGCGTCAGGTTCTTTTTAATTTGTTGAGTAATGCGGCGAAGTTTACGGCAAATGGTAAGGTAACTTTAACTATTTTTAAGGAAGATGATATTAATCCTGGGTCTTTTCTTGTTTTTAAGGTGACTGATACGGGAATTGGGATGTCTCAAGAACAGTTGGAAAGGTTGTTTGAAGCTTTTAGTCAGGGGGATGCTTCGACGACTAAAAAGTATGGGGGTACGGGTTTGGGTTTGGCGATTAGTCGCTTTTTTTGTCAGATGATGGGGGGGGAGATTTTTGTGGAAAGTAAGCTTGGTGAGGGGTCTGTTTTTACTGTGCGTTTGCCGGTTTGTGTTAAGGAGTGA